CCAGCGCCACCGCCAGCACCAGCGCGGCCAGCAGCAGCCATTTGATCCAGGTCGAGCGGGAAGGGCGGTGGTTCATGGTGCGGCGGTGCGGCTGGGGGTTTCGGTGGGATCTGCGGCGGGCCGGGCCAGCATGCCGTGCAGCAGCAGACCGACCTGGCTGTCGAGGAAGCCCACGGGGTCGATTTGCTGGTTCGGCGGGCAACACGGCGCCATGGAGTGTTTCCACATCAGCAGGAAGATCATGGGCGCGATCAGGCTGTAGATCGCGTATTCAAGCTCCATGGGCCGGAACTCGCCGCGGTCGATGCCGCGCTGCAGGACGCGTTTGAGCAGGTCGTGGCCGGGGCCAATCACCTCCTGCTGGTAGAACGCCGCGATTTCGGGAAACATGCCGGCCTCGCTCATCACCAGCTTGGTGATGCCAGAGGCGGCCGTCATGCCGATGCGCTCCCACCACGACTGCATGCAATAGCGCACCAGCTCGGCGCTGCTGCCCTCGAAGGCCTCCAGCTCCTCGTTCCATTCGGTGAAGCGCCCGGCGATGGTCTCCCGCACCACCGCCTTGAACAGGTCTTCCTTGCTCGGGAAATACAGGAACAGCGTGCCCTTGGACACGCCCGCGCGCGCCGCGACCTCTTCCACCCGCGTGGCGGCAAAGCCTTTTTCCACGAACAGGGCCAGCGCGGCGTCCAGCAGTTCGCCTGGGCGCGCCTCCTTGCGGCGTTCGCGTTTGGTGGTGATGGGGGGAGTATTCATTTGTCTAATGACTGACTGGTCAGTAATGTAGTGGGTCGCCCCACGGATGTCAACGCAGCCCGCGGATTCAAGCGGTCTGTTCTGCCGCATCCGGCAGCGGGGCGAGGGCGCGCCGCGCCAGCGTGAGCAGGTGGTCGCGCACGTCGGCCGGCCAGGGGGCCACGAGGTGTTCCAGCCGCACCAGCTCGCCCGCAAAGAGCGCGCGACTCGCTTCCTCGAAGCCGGGCAGGCTGCTGGCCAGGACCGACATAAAGCGGTACGCCGCCTCGGTGGCCTCGCGCACCTGATCGCGTTCGCGGCTTTCGCGCATGGCCAGCTGCACCAGCTTGCGCAGCGCCACCGAAGCGCCCCCCGGCTGGCTGGCCAGCCAGTCCCAGTGGCGCGGCAACAGCGTCACCTCGCGGGCGGTCACGCCCAGCTTGGGGCGCCCCGGCCCGCGGTGGGGTTCGGGCGGCGGGTCCGCCGGTTCGGCCGGTTGGGCGGGCAGGCTTTCCAACAGGGTCGCCAGGGGTGCGCGCAGATTCAGCTCGATGCGCTCGCTGCTGTGGGCGTCAAACACCAGCGGCTGCAGGGTGGGCGTGCGCCCGG
This Hydrogenophaga taeniospiralis DNA region includes the following protein-coding sequences:
- a CDS encoding TetR/AcrR family transcriptional regulator, producing the protein MNTPPITTKRERRKEARPGELLDAALALFVEKGFAATRVEEVAARAGVSKGTLFLYFPSKEDLFKAVVRETIAGRFTEWNEELEAFEGSSAELVRYCMQSWWERIGMTAASGITKLVMSEAGMFPEIAAFYQQEVIGPGHDLLKRVLQRGIDRGEFRPMELEYAIYSLIAPMIFLLMWKHSMAPCCPPNQQIDPVGFLDSQVGLLLHGMLARPAADPTETPSRTAAP
- a CDS encoding DUF2239 family protein, whose translation is MFTPESPTPAPAPTAWIAFDGHTRIAHGAPREVATALHALAGRTPTLQPLVFDAHSSERIELNLRAPLATLLESLPAQPAEPADPPPEPHRGPGRPKLGVTAREVTLLPRHWDWLASQPGGASVALRKLVQLAMRESRERDQVREATEAAYRFMSVLASSLPGFEEASRALFAGELVRLEHLVAPWPADVRDHLLTLARRALAPLPDAAEQTA